One Anaerohalosphaeraceae bacterium DNA window includes the following coding sequences:
- the purL gene encoding phosphoribosylformylglycinamidine synthase subunit PurL, translated as MTVKLWRFEVSSKPGFRDVHGQAVLADIRECGVSSVQEVIFAKVYLIEADFDEAFARRVGQELLCDPVCQDFLIGRSTVPAGPMPASVLEVHLKSGVTDPVAESVLLALRDMGARTVEHVRTARKYILLGALTEKDRDRIIRRVLANDCIEEVVIGSEAEPPSPHTRPYELKLIELPIRDLDDEGLVRLSRQRDLFLNLREMQTIQDYYRRIGREPTDIELETLAQTWSEHCVHKTLKSSVEFECDGQVFHFSNLLKETVFKATQELSKPWCISVFSDNAGVIEFDEDTAVCFKVETHNHPSALDPYGGAATGIGGVIRDPMGTGLGAKPIANTDVFCFGLPNTPHDQVPKGVLHPRRVLKGVVAGVRDYGNRMGIPTVNGAVYFDNRYIANPLVFCGNVGLIPRDKCFKHPQTGHLIVVVGGRTGRDGIHGATFSSGEMTHQHEEIFSHAVQIGNAITEKKMLDTLLQARDAGLYEAITDCGAGGLSSAVGEMGAELGAEVNLEKVPLKYQGLSYTEIWISEAQERMVIAVKPENLEAILNLFAAEDVEATVIGRFTDDKKLTLRYNGVQVGQLEMDFLHEGICKYSRKAVWRTPCLPEPPFPSKESYTEDLLAILSSYNVASKEWIIRQYDHEVQGGSVIKPLMGAANDGPSDAAVIRPKYHSNRGIAIACGMNPCYGDLDPYRMALSGIDEAVRNLICVGARFDRIALLDNFCWGDCSRPQTFGSLVRAAQACYDGAKAFGAPFISGKDSLNNEFVCEDGTRIIIPPTLLISAIGIVEDIRKCVTMDLKEPGNFLFIVGLTRKEMGGSHLSRLYGQTGGTVPTVDLNLAPQIAQRLSEAIADGLVRSCHDCSEGGLAAALAEMAFAGGLGIQADLRGLPVSPDCRTAAEQLFSESNSRYLVEVTPACYHAFAKRMLNLPFGQIGEVVEQPRLQIRDAHQRLVIDADLDTLKSAWKNPLSLG; from the coding sequence ATGACTGTCAAACTGTGGCGTTTTGAAGTTTCCAGCAAACCGGGTTTTCGCGATGTGCACGGACAGGCCGTTTTGGCCGATATCCGCGAATGCGGGGTTTCGTCCGTTCAGGAAGTTATCTTTGCCAAAGTGTATTTGATTGAAGCCGATTTTGACGAAGCGTTTGCCCGGCGGGTCGGTCAGGAACTCCTTTGCGACCCGGTTTGTCAGGACTTTTTAATCGGGCGCAGTACAGTGCCGGCCGGACCGATGCCCGCCAGTGTTCTGGAAGTGCACCTGAAAAGCGGTGTAACCGACCCGGTGGCGGAGTCCGTCTTATTAGCTCTCCGGGATATGGGGGCCCGGACGGTTGAGCATGTTCGAACGGCCCGCAAGTATATTCTGCTCGGAGCGCTGACCGAAAAAGACCGCGACCGGATTATCCGCCGTGTTCTGGCCAATGACTGCATCGAAGAGGTTGTCATCGGCTCAGAGGCCGAACCCCCCAGCCCTCATACGCGTCCCTATGAACTCAAGCTGATTGAACTGCCGATTCGCGACCTGGATGACGAAGGGCTTGTCCGCCTCAGCCGCCAGCGAGACTTGTTCCTCAATCTTCGCGAAATGCAGACCATACAGGACTACTACCGGCGCATCGGACGGGAGCCGACGGATATCGAGCTGGAAACGCTTGCGCAAACGTGGAGCGAACACTGCGTTCACAAAACGCTCAAAAGCAGTGTGGAGTTCGAATGCGACGGGCAGGTATTTCACTTCAGCAACCTCCTCAAAGAGACGGTCTTTAAGGCCACACAGGAATTGAGCAAACCCTGGTGCATTTCGGTTTTTTCGGACAATGCCGGCGTGATTGAATTTGATGAGGATACGGCGGTTTGCTTTAAGGTCGAGACCCATAATCATCCGTCCGCCCTGGACCCGTACGGCGGAGCGGCCACCGGCATCGGCGGTGTTATCCGGGACCCGATGGGCACCGGCCTTGGAGCCAAACCCATCGCCAATACGGATGTTTTCTGCTTCGGCCTGCCGAATACACCCCATGACCAGGTACCCAAGGGGGTGCTGCATCCCCGGCGGGTTCTGAAAGGGGTCGTTGCCGGGGTGCGGGACTATGGGAACCGTATGGGCATCCCCACAGTCAACGGGGCGGTTTATTTTGACAATCGATACATTGCCAATCCGCTGGTCTTCTGCGGGAATGTCGGTCTGATTCCACGCGACAAGTGCTTCAAACATCCGCAGACCGGCCATTTGATTGTGGTTGTCGGCGGACGCACTGGACGCGACGGCATCCACGGCGCTACCTTCTCCAGCGGGGAAATGACCCATCAGCACGAGGAGATTTTCTCGCACGCCGTGCAGATTGGAAACGCCATCACGGAAAAGAAGATGCTCGACACCCTCCTGCAGGCCCGGGATGCGGGGTTGTATGAAGCCATTACGGACTGCGGAGCAGGGGGGCTCAGCAGCGCTGTCGGCGAAATGGGAGCCGAGCTGGGAGCGGAGGTGAACCTTGAAAAAGTCCCTCTCAAATATCAGGGGCTCAGCTATACGGAAATCTGGATCAGCGAGGCCCAGGAGCGGATGGTTATCGCCGTCAAGCCCGAAAATCTGGAAGCGATTCTGAACCTCTTTGCCGCCGAAGATGTCGAGGCCACCGTGATAGGCCGATTTACCGATGATAAGAAACTTACACTCCGGTATAACGGCGTCCAGGTCGGCCAGCTCGAGATGGATTTTCTCCACGAAGGCATCTGCAAATACAGCCGCAAAGCCGTCTGGCGAACGCCGTGCCTGCCGGAACCTCCGTTTCCGTCCAAAGAATCCTACACCGAAGACCTGCTGGCGATTTTGTCCTCTTATAATGTCGCCAGCAAGGAATGGATTATTCGCCAGTATGACCATGAAGTGCAGGGCGGCAGCGTCATAAAGCCCCTGATGGGGGCTGCCAACGACGGCCCTTCGGATGCGGCGGTGATTCGTCCCAAATATCATTCCAACCGCGGAATTGCGATTGCCTGCGGGATGAATCCGTGCTACGGCGATTTGGACCCGTATCGGATGGCTCTTTCCGGCATCGATGAGGCCGTCCGCAATCTGATTTGCGTCGGCGCCCGATTTGACCGGATTGCCCTTTTGGATAATTTCTGCTGGGGCGACTGTTCCCGTCCGCAAACGTTCGGCTCGCTGGTGCGGGCCGCTCAGGCCTGTTATGACGGGGCCAAGGCCTTCGGAGCCCCCTTTATTTCCGGCAAAGATTCACTGAACAATGAGTTTGTCTGCGAGGACGGCACGCGGATTATCATTCCGCCGACGCTGCTGATCAGTGCTATAGGGATTGTGGAGGATATTCGCAAATGCGTCACGATGGACCTGAAGGAGCCCGGCAACTTTCTCTTTATTGTGGGGTTGACCCGCAAAGAGATGGGCGGTTCTCATCTGAGCCGTCTGTATGGTCAAACCGGCGGGACGGTGCCGACGGTTGACCTGAATCTGGCCCCGCAAATCGCCCAGCGGCTTTCCGAGGCGATTGCCGACGGTCTGGTGCGCAGCTGCCACGACTGTTCGGAAGGCGGACTGGCGGCGGCTCTGGCGGAGATGGCGTTTGCCGGCGGGCTGGGCATTCAGGCGGATTTGCGCGGGCTGCCGGTTTCCCCGGACTGCCGGACGGCCGCTGAGCAGCTCTTCAGCGAATCCAATTCGCGGTACCTGGTGGAAGTGACGCCTGCCTGTTATCATGCCTTTGCCAAACGGATGCTGAATCTGCCCTTTGGGCAAATCGGCGAGGTGGTGGAACAGCCGCGGCTGCAGATTCGCGATGCTCATCAGCGGCTTGTGATTGATGCCGACCTGGATACGCTCAAATCGGCCTGGAAGAATCCCCTTTCCCTCGGGTGA
- a CDS encoding prephenate dehydrogenase gives MKDLKKISIVGMGLLGASISLAAMRAFPSVRVCGFSHRKQTRQKARRLQVAGEIADSLEECVRDADVVIFATPIRTFPVLFGQIRPFVKPSCVITDVGSTKLMAHRWAREIFDSNIAYVGSHPIAGSEKRGVDFARDDLLAGANCILTKTPSTRLSALRLLKKFWERLGCRVLVMTPQRHDRIFGHISHLPHIAAAALVNANSADILPFAGKGFLDTSRVASGPANIWTDILLTNPRNCIQGIDRLIAELKKIRTAISQQDERKIERLLEKARSKREKMIAAKLKQKELF, from the coding sequence ATGAAAGATTTAAAGAAAATCAGCATTGTCGGAATGGGTCTGTTGGGAGCCAGCATCAGCTTAGCGGCTATGCGGGCTTTCCCTTCGGTTCGGGTCTGCGGGTTCAGCCACCGCAAACAGACCCGTCAAAAGGCCCGTCGGCTCCAGGTCGCCGGAGAAATTGCCGACTCGCTCGAGGAATGTGTTCGGGATGCAGATGTAGTTATCTTTGCTACACCAATAAGGACATTTCCGGTATTGTTTGGGCAGATTCGTCCTTTTGTAAAACCTTCCTGCGTCATTACCGATGTCGGTTCAACCAAGCTGATGGCTCACCGATGGGCGAGGGAGATTTTTGATTCCAACATTGCGTATGTAGGTTCGCATCCTATTGCCGGCTCCGAAAAAAGAGGGGTGGATTTTGCCCGGGATGACTTGCTGGCCGGGGCCAACTGTATTCTCACGAAAACTCCCTCCACCCGGCTGTCGGCTCTGCGCCTGTTAAAGAAGTTTTGGGAGCGGCTGGGCTGCCGGGTTCTGGTTATGACGCCCCAGCGTCATGACCGCATCTTTGGACATATCAGCCATCTGCCTCATATTGCCGCGGCGGCTCTCGTGAACGCCAACAGCGCCGATATCCTGCCTTTTGCCGGCAAGGGCTTTCTGGATACCTCCCGGGTGGCCTCCGGCCCGGCCAATATCTGGACGGATATTCTCCTGACCAATCCGCGCAACTGCATTCAGGGAATTGACCGGCTGATTGCGGAATTAAAAAAAATTCGGACGGCCATCTCGCAGCAGGATGAGCGGAAAATCGAACGTCTGCTCGAAAAAGCTCGTTCCAAGCGGGAAAAAATGATTGCCGCCAAACTCAAACAGAAAGAACTCTTTTAA
- a CDS encoding acetyl-CoA carboxylase carboxyltransferase subunit alpha — protein sequence MSSANSSQPVPYLPFEEEVAKIDQQIAQLESEDSLQGKHAIKIRQLQVQQTELLQKIYSNLTPWQTVQVARHPRRPLLGDYLSMMFKDVRTLHGDRCFGDDKAIVTALGQIGRHKVMIVGQNKGREIKEKIACNFGCPNPEGYRKALRKMKFAEKFGLPIVTLIDTPGAYPGVGAEERGQAQAIAVNLMEMSRLRVPIVCVVIGEGGSGGALGIGVGDRLAMLEYAYYSVISPEGCAAILWHDGTQAPQAAESLKLTAKELIKLGVIDAVIPEPLGGAHRNLHDTLYNVEQYLVRTLNQLKRKSIDELLEARYRKLRSIGEHCLNAQELKPHIPERLSAKAQLEKAAREADEVKVEIQQ from the coding sequence ATGAGCAGTGCAAACAGCAGCCAGCCGGTTCCCTATCTTCCTTTTGAGGAAGAGGTAGCCAAGATTGACCAGCAGATAGCCCAGTTGGAAAGCGAAGATTCCCTTCAGGGCAAGCATGCCATAAAAATCCGCCAGCTTCAGGTCCAGCAAACGGAGCTGCTGCAGAAGATTTACAGCAATTTAACGCCCTGGCAGACGGTTCAGGTAGCCCGTCACCCGCGCCGGCCGCTTTTAGGGGATTATCTGAGCATGATGTTCAAGGATGTTCGGACCCTGCACGGGGACCGCTGCTTTGGGGATGACAAGGCGATTGTTACGGCGCTGGGGCAAATCGGCCGGCACAAGGTGATGATTGTCGGGCAGAACAAAGGACGGGAAATCAAGGAAAAAATCGCCTGCAATTTCGGCTGTCCAAACCCGGAAGGCTACCGCAAAGCACTGCGGAAGATGAAGTTTGCCGAAAAATTCGGGCTGCCGATTGTAACCCTGATTGACACCCCCGGGGCCTATCCGGGAGTAGGAGCCGAAGAACGGGGCCAGGCCCAGGCCATCGCTGTCAATCTGATGGAAATGTCGCGCCTGCGGGTCCCGATTGTTTGTGTGGTCATTGGGGAAGGCGGCTCAGGCGGCGCTTTGGGAATCGGAGTCGGCGACCGACTGGCCATGCTCGAATATGCTTATTACTCGGTGATTTCACCGGAGGGCTGTGCGGCGATTCTCTGGCACGACGGCACCCAGGCGCCGCAGGCAGCCGAATCGCTGAAACTCACGGCGAAAGAACTGATTAAACTGGGGGTAATCGATGCAGTTATTCCGGAACCTCTGGGCGGTGCGCATCGAAATCTGCACGACACGCTTTACAACGTCGAACAATATCTTGTGCGGACACTCAATCAGTTAAAACGCAAAAGCATCGATGAACTGCTCGAAGCCCGCTACCGGAAACTTCGTTCCATCGGCGAACACTGTCTGAACGCCCAGGAGCTCAAACCTCACATTCCGGAGCGGTTGTCGGCCAAGGCTCAACTCGAAAAGGCCGCACGAGAAGCTGACGAAGTCAAGGTTGAAATCCAGCAATAA